Genomic window (Megamonas funiformis):
GCACAATTGGATTAAAAATAGAAGAAATAAAATCCAAATCATCACATCCTATAAGTAAATTTCAAATTACCAACGAATAACCATAAATAAACATCTATTTTACAGGGTCGTATCCACCTTTATGAAAAGGATGACAACGCAATATACGTTTTATTGCCATCCAGCCACCGTGAACGACACCATATTTTTCTACCGCAATTAAGGCATATTCTGAACAAGTCGGAATATAGCGACAGCAAGGCGGTTTCAATGGAGATATAAAATTTCGATAAAATAAAATCAA
Coding sequences:
- the yidD gene encoding membrane protein insertion efficiency factor YidD, with product MKRIFIGLILFYRNFISPLKPPCCRYIPTCSEYALIAVEKYGVVHGGWMAIKRILRCHPFHKGGYDPVK